Sequence from the Microbacterium sp. AZCO genome:
TCACCGCTGGGGAAGGCGGTGGCACGGGCACGGGCGGCGCTCCTGTCGTGGCGAAGATCGCGAAGTCGATCGGCGCCCTGACGATCGGTGTCGTGACCAAGCCCTTCTCGTTCGAGGGCCGTCGCCGCCAGAGCCAGGCCGAGGCCGGCGTCGCCAAGCTGAAGGAAGAGGTCGACACCCTCATCGTGGTGCCGAACGACCGCCTCCTCGAGATCAGCGACCGCGGCATCTCGATGATCGAGGCGTTCGCCACCGCCGACCAGGTGCTCCTCGCCGGTGTCCAGGGCATCACGGACCTCATCACGACGCCCGGTCTCATCAACCTCGACTTCGCCGACGTCAAGTCGGTCATGCAGGGCGCGGGATCCGCGCTCATGGGCATCGGCTCGGCGCGCGGCGCCGACCGTGCGATCAAGGCGGCGGAGCTCGCCGTCGAATCGCCCCTGCTGGAGGCGTCGATCGAGGGTGCGCACGGCGTGCTGCTCTCGATCCAGGGTGGATCGAACCTGGGCATCTTCGAGATCAATGACGCGGCGCAGCTCGTCAAGGAGGCCGCGCACCCCGAGGCGAACATCATCTTCGGAACCGTCATCGACGACACCCTCGGCGACGAGGTGCGCGTCACCGTCATCGCGGCGGGCTTCGACGGCGGCGAGCCCCAGGCGCGGATCGAGCCGATCTCGGCGGCGCGCGTCGCTCCCGTGGCTCCTGCCGTGCCGTCGACGCCGGCTCCCGAGGCAGCCAAGGAGCTCGCCGTGGAGCCGCAGCCGGTCCCGGTGGGCGTCACCGCCGACACGGGCTACGACTCGGCGTTCGGCGACGACGATCTCGATATCCCCGACTTCCTGAAGTAAGTGAGCGACCTTTCGGGTCGCCTCACGGAGGTCGACGCCCGGATCGCGGCCGCCGCACGCGCGGCGGGCCGCGATCCCGGGACGCTGACCAGGATCGTCGTGACGAAGTTCCACCCCGCGTCTCTCGTCGACGAGCTCTACGAGCTCGGTGTGCGCGAGGTGGGCGAGAACCGACAGCAGGAGCTCACCGAGAAGGCGCACGCCGTCGGACCCCGCGACGGCCTGCGGTGGCACTTCATCGGGCAGGCGCAGACCAACAAGGCGCGAGCGATCCGGGCGGCGGCATCCGTCGTCCACTCGGTCGACCGCCCGCGACTCGCCGACGCGCTTGATGCGGCAGGGGAGGGGATGCCGCGGCTCGACGTGCTGCTGCAGATCAACCTCACCGACGACCCCGGGCGCGGCGGTGTCACGCCCGGCGACCTCGAGCAGCTGGCCGAGCACACCGCCGCGCGCGACACGCTGCGCGTGCGCGGTGTCATGGCCGTCGCGCCGCTCGACGAGCCCCCCGCGGCCGCCTTCGAGCGGCTCGCGCAGTACAGCGCACTCGTGCGCGCCGTCGTCCCGGACGCCGACTGGATCTCAGCCGGAATGACGGGAGACTTCGCCGAGGCGATCGCGGCAGGTGCGACACACCTGCGGATCGGCTCGGCAATCACAGGACCCAGACCAGAGCGCCGTTAGCCTCGAATCGACGAGGACACGGCGAGCACACACGGAGGATGCGATGTCGAACCCGCTCAAGAAGACCATGGTCTACCTCGGCCTCGCGGATGAGGAAGAAGTGTATGAAGAGCCCGCTCCCCAGCCCGCGAGCCGCAAGGCCGTGCAGCCCGTCGAGAAGGCGGCCGCGCCCGTGACCCCGATCCACCGCCCCGCCGTCGTGCGCCAGCCCGCGCCCTCCGCGATCAGCGAGATCCTCACGGTGCACCCCAAGCAGTACCGCGACGCGCAGGTCATCGCCGAGAACTTCCGTGACGGCATCCCCGTCATCATCAACCTCTCGCAGATGAGCGACGCCGACGCGCGCCGCCTCATCGACTTCGCGAGCGGTCTCTCTCTCGGCCTGTACGGCCGCATCGAGCGCGTGACGAGCAAGGTCTTCCTGCTGTCGCCGGAGAGCGTCAACGTGTCCGGCGACGGCGCGGTCGCCCAGGCCGACCCCGAGT
This genomic interval carries:
- the ftsZ gene encoding cell division protein FtsZ, whose product is MSQNQNYLAVIKVVGVGGGGVNAVNRMIELGLRGVEFIAINTDAQALLMSDADVKLDVGRELTRGLGAGADPEVGRRAAEDHAEEIEEALRGADMVFVTAGEGGGTGTGGAPVVAKIAKSIGALTIGVVTKPFSFEGRRRQSQAEAGVAKLKEEVDTLIVVPNDRLLEISDRGISMIEAFATADQVLLAGVQGITDLITTPGLINLDFADVKSVMQGAGSALMGIGSARGADRAIKAAELAVESPLLEASIEGAHGVLLSIQGGSNLGIFEINDAAQLVKEAAHPEANIIFGTVIDDTLGDEVRVTVIAAGFDGGEPQARIEPISAARVAPVAPAVPSTPAPEAAKELAVEPQPVPVGVTADTGYDSAFGDDDLDIPDFLK
- a CDS encoding YggS family pyridoxal phosphate-dependent enzyme gives rise to the protein MSDLSGRLTEVDARIAAAARAAGRDPGTLTRIVVTKFHPASLVDELYELGVREVGENRQQELTEKAHAVGPRDGLRWHFIGQAQTNKARAIRAAASVVHSVDRPRLADALDAAGEGMPRLDVLLQINLTDDPGRGGVTPGDLEQLAEHTAARDTLRVRGVMAVAPLDEPPAAAFERLAQYSALVRAVVPDADWISAGMTGDFAEAIAAGATHLRIGSAITGPRPERR
- a CDS encoding cell division protein SepF, with protein sequence MSNPLKKTMVYLGLADEEEVYEEPAPQPASRKAVQPVEKAAAPVTPIHRPAVVRQPAPSAISEILTVHPKQYRDAQVIAENFRDGIPVIINLSQMSDADARRLIDFASGLSLGLYGRIERVTSKVFLLSPESVNVSGDGAVAQADPESVPFAP